From the genome of Candidatus Defluviilinea proxima:
CCGATCCAGTATGCATTGGATCGGGGATATTATGTTGTCACTTGTGATAATGTTCCGCAGAACCCTGGACATAAACTTTCTCATAAATCTTTCAATGTTAGCACCACTGACATGGATGGAATATTGTCAATAGCTCGACAGGAAAGTATTGATGGGATCATGACATTTGGCTCGGATGTGTCTGCTCCTACTGCTGCGTACGTATCCGAAAAAATGGAATTGCCCGGCAATCCTATTGAATCTGTTCAGATGTTGACGAACAAGGCGAAGTTTCGTGCATTCTTAAGCACAACGGGTATACAGCCATTGGAATTTAGAAGTTTCCCTCAACCTGAAATGAAGTCGGTTCAGGATTATATTGGTGGCTTGGAATTGCCAGTTGTAATTAAACCTGTTGATGCGGCTGGAAGCAAAGGTGTTTCGATCCTATATGATCTTGACCAGATTGAGAATCAGGTTAAGTATGCGTTTGAGAATTCAATGTCAGGGCATATTGTGATTGAAAAATACATTCAGAAAATGGGGAAGCAGGTCTGTGGCGATGGGTTTGTTCTAAACGGAGATCTCGTATTTATTGAGTTTGGTGATGGGTATTTCTATGATGACGGGGAATACCTGGCACCCTATGCTGAGTCATTTCCCAGTACCCATCAAGTTGAACACTTGGCAAAGGTGCGCGAAAAATTACAGTCAATTATTCGCGCATCGGGTTTTAGGCGTGGGCCCTTCAATTTTGATGTATTGATCACGCCATCTGGTGAGCCGTTTATTATTGAAATTGGGCCTCGTAGTGGAGGAAATTTCATTCCTAGAGCCATTCATTTAAACACAGGTGTAAATGTAGTTGCGGCGGCGGTTGAGACTTGTTTAAATTGGGACTATCAGTTTCCTGAAATTCCAACTCGGCAGGATAAATTTTATGCTTGCTATATGATCCATAGCCGTAAAAGTGGTATGTTGAAAAAAGTTGCGTTTTCTGATGAGATTGTCAAGAACATTTTTGAAGTTAACATGTATCTGGATGCAGGCAGTCCTATTCACCCGTTCCATAAGGCAAACTCTGCGATAGGAAACATTATTCTTCAGTTTGATGCTTTTGATGAAATGCAAGAGAAAATGAAAAACATGCAACAGTATTGTTTCCCGGAACTTGAGAACAATGAAATTGATTAAACGGATGTAAATTAAAAAAAGCACTTGTTTTTGGTATTGGAAGTGCTCAGGTAGATCTCATTCGACATTTGAAGTCAGATGGTTGGTGGTGTGGATTTGTTGGATGCAAGTATAAAATTGCTAGCTGGTTATAAACCAAGCGATTTCCAAATGAAAGAGAATGTGGGTTGGTGTCACTTGAACTTCTTTTTGAGTCAACCCGAAAAAGAATTTAGGCAGATGGATTATCATGTTCCACCAACTGTATCTTGCCTTGAGTATTATTATACTGATGGAGAGATTGTTAGGGCGATTAACGGCTCGCTTGAAAAGGTAGGATATTATATTAAACACGAAGAACCGCGGAATATCTAAATAGACATGGAACCCCAAAAAACTGGATACATATATCGATGAAGATAGGTATGGTTTTGTTTGATATGCAAGAACTGGGTGGATTGGAGGAGTATACGATCACCTTGGCTATAGGACTCCAGCAACAAGGGCACGATGTCACTTTGTTGTCTACTGCATGGGTCAATCCTAATAACCAATATTTGATGCGACTAAAGAAAAGCCCGGTAAAATTTTTTCATTTGCCCAAATGGATTTCGTATCCTGCATCAGATTGGGACACTAAGGAAAGAATTTTGAATGGGCTTACGTGGTTGTTTTCCCCATTTATTTTTATACTGGGTATTTTGTTGCTTTTAAGTAGGAAACAATCAGGGGTAGATGCTTTTCGTAGCGCCCGGAATTGGCTTCGAGGTCAGTTGATGAAGCGTTTTGTCGGCCCAGATTGGCGCAAACCTTTTGTGCGTTTTATGCTTGGAATGTGGAAACTGTTATGGCGTCCGGATATCCTGCATATTCAAGGCTATACAACCAGCTTACTTTTTGTTGTGGATTGGGCATATCAGAAAAAGTTGCCAATTGTTTATGAAGAGCACCAAACTCCTGACCCGCAGTTTGATTGGTGGCAGGGATTCGATAAAAGTATCAATAAGGCGAATGTCGTTGTTGCTGTTTCTGAAAAAAGCGCGGATGCATTGCGGACAGTATGTGGTGTTACTCAGCCAATTGTTGTACAAGGTCCGCTGGTTCCTGACCCGGTTGAATCTGGATTCGATGTGAATGAAATTGAACAGGGTCTTGACTCTTTACAGCTTACTGCAGTTGCGCGACTGTTTGTTACGAAGGGACTAATTTACTTACTGGATGCGTTGAAGGTAATCAGAGAAAAGTACCCCAAAATACATCTCAAAGTTTATGGTGATGGACCATTGCGAGATGAGTTGATGTCCCATGCAGATCAGTTAGGGCTAAATGGTAACGAGATTTTTGTTGGAGCGTTTACCTCTCGTGATGATTTATCTCGTATCATGGCGGAGACAGATATATTTGTCATGCCATCTATCTTAGAGGGACAGCCAGTTTCCCTTGTTGAAGCAATGGCGCATGGTCGTCCGATTGTGGCTACCACGGTCGGTGGAATCCCTGAATTGATCGAAGACGGTGTTAATGGCCTTTTATGTTCGCCGGGTGATTCGAAGTGCTTAACGCAGAAAATTCTTTTGATGCTTGATGAACCTATCCTTCGACTGAACTTGGGAAAGGCGGCAAGAAAATCTTATGAACAAGGTCCCTTTCAACCTGCCTCAGTTTGTCGCGATTTTGTTTCAATATATAATAAGGTTCTGTTGGAAAGGTGAAAGAGTTGGTATTTCGATGGACGGTATCGGAAGACCATTTTGTTTTGGATCTAGCTTTTCATCTAATACTGGAGACTCTGCGCATATTGTTAAACGAAATGGCGTTCCTGTAAGTGAGCCATTGAGTGTTTAAAGCTTATTTTAGATTCGACCATCATAGTCCACAAAGAAAGACATACTAAAATGATAAAGAAACTAAAAGCCCTTCCTCACATTCTCCTTCTACGACGTTCGTCAAGTAAAGCTGTCCTTGAAAAGGACATGCTGAAGTGGTTCCAGGTTTATAAGCCCAAGCTTCAGAAGAACACAGCAGTCGATCTGCTATGTTGGCTTTTGGATACCCACCCTGAATTTCGTAATCTTTTCTATATACGTATTGGGCGTTATTCCGGAGTTGCAGGGAAGGCCTTGCTGTTCCTTGCCAAGAAACTTTATAAACCACTTAAAGAAACATTGAGGTTTGCCGAA
Proteins encoded in this window:
- a CDS encoding ATP-grasp domain-containing protein, translating into MKKILLLGAATFQIPPIQYALDRGYYVVTCDNVPQNPGHKLSHKSFNVSTTDMDGILSIARQESIDGIMTFGSDVSAPTAAYVSEKMELPGNPIESVQMLTNKAKFRAFLSTTGIQPLEFRSFPQPEMKSVQDYIGGLELPVVIKPVDAAGSKGVSILYDLDQIENQVKYAFENSMSGHIVIEKYIQKMGKQVCGDGFVLNGDLVFIEFGDGYFYDDGEYLAPYAESFPSTHQVEHLAKVREKLQSIIRASGFRRGPFNFDVLITPSGEPFIIEIGPRSGGNFIPRAIHLNTGVNVVAAAVETCLNWDYQFPEIPTRQDKFYACYMIHSRKSGMLKKVAFSDEIVKNIFEVNMYLDAGSPIHPFHKANSAIGNIILQFDAFDEMQEKMKNMQQYCFPELENNEID
- a CDS encoding glycosyltransferase family 4 protein, coding for MKIGMVLFDMQELGGLEEYTITLAIGLQQQGHDVTLLSTAWVNPNNQYLMRLKKSPVKFFHLPKWISYPASDWDTKERILNGLTWLFSPFIFILGILLLLSRKQSGVDAFRSARNWLRGQLMKRFVGPDWRKPFVRFMLGMWKLLWRPDILHIQGYTTSLLFVVDWAYQKKLPIVYEEHQTPDPQFDWWQGFDKSINKANVVVAVSEKSADALRTVCGVTQPIVVQGPLVPDPVESGFDVNEIEQGLDSLQLTAVARLFVTKGLIYLLDALKVIREKYPKIHLKVYGDGPLRDELMSHADQLGLNGNEIFVGAFTSRDDLSRIMAETDIFVMPSILEGQPVSLVEAMAHGRPIVATTVGGIPELIEDGVNGLLCSPGDSKCLTQKILLMLDEPILRLNLGKAARKSYEQGPFQPASVCRDFVSIYNKVLLER